Proteins found in one Marinobacter sp. ANT_B65 genomic segment:
- a CDS encoding EF-Tu/IF-2/RF-3 family GTPase has translation EGKDDNEMGTTAVKKLVEALDSYIPEPERAIDLPFLMPIEDVFSISGRGTVVTGRVERGIVKVGEEVEIVGIKDTVKTVCTGVEMFRKLLDEGRAGENVGVLLRGTKRDDVERGQVLCKPGSIKPHTKFECEVYVLSKDEGGRHTPFFXGYRPQFYFRTTDVTGSCELPEGVEMVMPGDNVKMEVTLIAPIAMEDGLRFAIREGGRTVGAGVVAKIIE, from the coding sequence TGGAAGGTAAAGATGATAACGAAATGGGCACTACGGCTGTCAAGAAGCTGGTAGAAGCTCTGGATTCGTATATCCCTGAGCCTGAGCGTGCGATTGACCTGCCGTTCCTGATGCCGATTGAGGATGTATTCTCTATTTCGGGTCGTGGTACTGTTGTTACCGGTCGTGTAGAGCGCGGTATCGTCAAGGTTGGTGAAGAAGTTGAGATTGTTGGTATCAAGGATACCGTCAAGACTGTCTGCACCGGTGTTGAGATGTTCCGCAAGCTGCTTGACGAAGGTCGTGCTGGTGAGAACGTGGGTGTACTGCTTCGTGGTACCAAGCGTGATGATGTTGAGCGTGGTCAGGTTCTGTGTAAGCCAGGTTCTATCAAGCCGCACACCAAGTTCGAATGCGAAGTATACGTACTGAGCAAAGATGAAGGCGGTCGTCATACTCCGTTCTTCAANGGCTATCGTCCGCAGTTCTACTTCCGTACGACTGACGTAACCGGTTCCTGTGAATTGCCGGAAGGCGTGGAAATGGTTATGCCTGGCGATAACGTGAAGATGGAAGTGACGCTGATCGCTCCGATCGCCATGGAAGATGGTCTGCGCTTCGCGATTCGCGAAGGCGGCCGTACCGTTGGTGCAGGCGTGGTAGCAAAGATTATCGAGTAA
- the secE gene encoding preprotein translocase subunit SecE yields MESKAVQSNSRFDVVKWLVVFVLIAVGVVGNQYFSAESLLYRVLALVGLAIVAVFVALQTARGQRFATLLKEARVEIRKVVWPTRPELVQTTVIVVVFVLVVSLLLWGMDSIISLLVAGFIG; encoded by the coding sequence ATGGAGTCAAAAGCCGTTCAGTCAAACAGTCGTTTCGACGTAGTGAAGTGGCTGGTTGTTTTTGTGCTGATTGCCGTAGGTGTTGTAGGTAATCAGTATTTCAGCGCCGAATCTCTGCTGTATCGGGTTCTGGCTCTTGTTGGTCTAGCTATCGTGGCAGTTTTTGTCGCTTTGCAGACCGCGCGTGGGCAGCGTTTTGCGACGTTGCTTAAAGAGGCTCGCGTTGAGATCCGGAAGGTGGTGTGGCCCACCAGGCCAGAACTGGTTCAGACTACAGTTATTGTCGTAGTTTTTGTGCTGGTTGTGTCCCTGTTGTTGTGGGGTATGGATTCGATAATCAGTTTGCTGGTCGCCGGATTTATCGGCTAA
- the nusG gene encoding transcription termination/antitermination protein NusG yields the protein MAKRWYVVHAYSGFEKHVMRTLMERIALEGMEDRFGEILVPTEEVVEMRDGKKRKSERKFYPGYVLVQMEMDDGTWHLVKNTPRVLGFIGGTKDKPAPITEREAEAILRRVESGVDKPKPKTLFEPGEVVRVVEGPFADFNGVVEEVDYDKSRVKVAVLIFGRSTPVELEFGQVEKD from the coding sequence ATGGCTAAGCGCTGGTACGTAGTTCATGCATATTCCGGCTTCGAAAAGCACGTGATGCGCACTCTGATGGAGCGCATTGCTCTGGAAGGCATGGAGGACAGGTTCGGCGAGATCCTTGTTCCTACCGAAGAAGTTGTTGAGATGCGTGACGGGAAAAAGCGCAAGAGTGAGCGCAAGTTTTATCCTGGATACGTGCTTGTCCAAATGGAAATGGACGATGGTACCTGGCACCTTGTAAAAAATACGCCACGAGTACTTGGTTTTATCGGTGGGACTAAAGATAAGCCTGCACCAATCACTGAGCGCGAGGCAGAAGCTATTTTGCGTCGGGTAGAGAGTGGTGTAGACAAGCCTAAGCCCAAGACGTTGTTTGAGCCAGGCGAAGTTGTTCGCGTTGTTGAGGGTCCGTTTGCGGACTTCAATGGTGTGGTAGAAGAAGTTGACTACGATAAGAGTCGGGTCAAGGTCGCTGTTCTGATTTTCGGTCGTTCCACTCCGGTAGAACTGGAGTTTGGTCAGGTCGAAAAAGACTGA
- the rplK gene encoding 50S ribosomal protein L11 gives MAKKIEAYIKLQVAAGKANPSPPVGPALGQRGVNIMEFCKAFNAQTQDMEAGLPIPTVITVYSDRSFTFITKTPPAPVLLKKAAGVKSGSGRPNTEKVGKVTREQLEEIAKTKEPDLTAADMDAAVRTIAGTARSMGLTVEGV, from the coding sequence ATGGCTAAAAAGATAGAAGCGTATATCAAGCTTCAGGTTGCTGCCGGTAAGGCCAACCCGAGTCCCCCTGTTGGTCCTGCCCTGGGTCAGCGCGGCGTTAATATCATGGAGTTCTGTAAGGCGTTTAACGCTCAGACTCAGGATATGGAAGCAGGTCTGCCTATTCCGACTGTTATTACTGTATACAGTGACCGTAGCTTCACTTTTATTACCAAAACCCCTCCCGCACCAGTTCTTCTGAAGAAGGCTGCCGGCGTGAAAAGCGGTTCTGGTCGTCCGAATACAGAAAAAGTTGGCAAGGTTACTCGCGAACAGCTTGAAGAAATTGCCAAAACTAAAGAGCCGGACCTGACTGCTGCCGATATGGATGCGGCTGTTCGTACCATTGCTGGAACTGCCCGCAGCATGGGCCTTACCGTGGAGGGCGTGTAA